The following are encoded together in the Pseudidiomarina andamanensis genome:
- a CDS encoding DegT/DnrJ/EryC1/StrS family aminotransferase, whose amino-acid sequence MIPVTKPFLPNREKLDKYIDGIYEREWLTNNGPLVQELTKRLEEYLGVENLLLVSNGTLALQIAYRALGIHESKSAKVAEAITTPFTFVATASSLKWEGIEPIFADIDPETWCLNPQGIEQKITEQTVAIVPVHVYGNACDVEAIEALARRQNLKVIYDAAHAFGVKYKGESILRWGDAATLSFHATKVFHSIEGGAIVFKHREDMERAKRLMSFGMTGPETISDVGINAKMNEFQAAMGLCVLDEIDENIKARERHWYRYQNELTSSAILQRLNNVSDYNFAYFPVLFRSKEELLHVSSGLADKGIIARRYFYPSLNELEIFGADLTLPISSGIAERILCLPIYAGLDANDVNSIIDIVKRLTSTYKEMQ is encoded by the coding sequence ATGATACCTGTTACAAAACCTTTCCTGCCGAACCGCGAAAAGCTTGATAAATATATAGATGGCATCTACGAACGAGAGTGGTTGACCAATAACGGCCCGTTAGTACAAGAGTTGACAAAACGTTTAGAAGAGTATTTGGGTGTCGAAAACTTGCTGTTAGTTTCAAATGGCACACTGGCACTTCAGATTGCATATCGCGCATTAGGAATTCATGAGAGTAAAAGCGCTAAGGTTGCTGAAGCAATTACTACACCTTTTACGTTTGTAGCTACAGCCAGCTCGTTAAAGTGGGAGGGTATAGAGCCAATATTTGCAGATATTGACCCGGAAACTTGGTGCCTAAATCCTCAAGGTATCGAACAGAAAATAACTGAGCAAACGGTTGCTATAGTTCCAGTGCACGTTTATGGAAATGCTTGTGACGTAGAGGCTATAGAAGCTCTTGCGAGAAGACAGAATTTAAAGGTTATTTATGATGCTGCTCACGCTTTTGGTGTGAAATACAAAGGGGAAAGCATACTTCGTTGGGGTGACGCAGCAACGTTGAGCTTTCACGCAACAAAGGTGTTCCATAGCATTGAAGGAGGAGCTATTGTCTTCAAGCATCGAGAGGATATGGAGCGTGCAAAGCGGTTGATGAGTTTCGGAATGACGGGGCCTGAGACTATTTCGGATGTTGGTATAAACGCTAAAATGAATGAGTTTCAAGCAGCAATGGGTCTTTGTGTTCTTGATGAAATAGACGAAAATATCAAAGCGCGAGAAAGGCATTGGTATCGATATCAAAATGAGCTTACTTCGAGTGCGATACTGCAACGGCTAAATAACGTAAGTGACTATAATTTTGCATATTTTCCAGTGCTGTTTAGAAGCAAGGAAGAGCTACTACATGTGAGCAGCGGGTTGGCAGATAAGGGAATTATCGCTAGACGGTATTTTTATCCATCTTTGAACGAGTTGGAGATATTCGGGGCTGATTTAACTTTGCCAATATCTTCCGGTATTGCAGAAAGAATTTTGTGTCTACCAATTTATGCTGGACTAGATGCTAATGACGTGAACTCGATAATAGATATTGTTAAACGTTTAACTTCAACTTATAAGGAAATGCAGTGA
- a CDS encoding sulfotransferase family protein, whose protein sequence is MSKNKSSLTNFDECSPFFILGNPRSGTSMFRMMLNSHPEMVVPPECGFLEWLHSDFSDFSPETKGYEQFAKSVCASKKFETWGVEYSQLLETLVEYSPQNYRELCLCVYLSYAKKIGKRAIRVGDKNNYYMKRLNVLDDRFPLSKKVFILRDGRDVACSYLKLNEVKTTSEYYPNLSSNIREIAEEWRVNAESAAAYEKSGALVVKYEDLLSQADVVLKEVCSYLSIYYSESMLDFAQNNDEPVSFLQWKGKTTLDIQSDNKGNYKTILSDTECAEFEDVAGQMLKFHGYMS, encoded by the coding sequence GTGAGTAAAAATAAATCATCATTAACAAATTTCGATGAATGCTCACCGTTTTTCATTTTAGGAAACCCGCGCTCAGGCACTTCAATGTTTCGAATGATGTTGAACAGCCACCCTGAGATGGTCGTGCCGCCAGAATGCGGTTTTTTGGAGTGGTTACATTCTGATTTTTCTGATTTCTCACCAGAGACTAAAGGTTACGAACAGTTTGCTAAAAGCGTATGTGCTTCTAAAAAATTTGAAACTTGGGGGGTTGAGTACTCGCAATTGTTAGAGACTTTGGTCGAGTATTCTCCTCAGAATTATCGCGAGTTGTGTCTGTGCGTTTATCTGTCGTATGCGAAAAAAATTGGGAAAAGAGCTATTCGTGTTGGTGATAAAAATAATTATTACATGAAGCGATTAAATGTTTTGGACGATAGATTCCCTCTGTCGAAAAAGGTTTTCATCTTACGAGATGGACGAGACGTGGCATGCTCCTATTTAAAACTAAATGAAGTTAAAACGACTTCCGAATATTATCCAAATCTGTCATCAAATATTCGAGAAATTGCTGAAGAATGGCGGGTAAATGCCGAATCAGCAGCCGCTTACGAAAAATCAGGTGCCCTTGTTGTCAAGTATGAAGATTTATTGTCGCAAGCGGATGTGGTTCTCAAAGAAGTGTGTTCTTACCTATCAATTTATTATTCGGAAAGCATGTTGGATTTTGCGCAAAACAATGATGAACCAGTCAGCTTTTTGCAGTGGAAAGGAAAGACCACTTTGGACATTCAATCTGATAATAAAGGGAATTATAAGACGATATTATCGGATACCGAGTGTGCTGAGTTTGAGGATGTTGCTGGTCAAATGCTCAAATTTCATGGATATATGTCGTGA
- a CDS encoding lipopolysaccharide biosynthesis protein gives MNLSQKTTSGIIWNFFEQFARRGFGVLVTLVLAYFLTPEDYGLVAMMAVFLALGSSLMQSGFSQALIRMPDVTQTDYNTAFFANIVLGIVAYALLFLIAPLISVFYEEPQLTLLIRVASLSIVISSFQVVQQASLSRELNFKAQVKAVLPASIISGVIAVWFAYLDFGVWALVGQMILASLLQTLFLWLVQGWRPTKDFSLPALKDMYSFGYKLFLSGVLDTIFQNLYVVVIAKIFSAPIAGLYFFANQIKQIVIAQLVSSVQAVTYPALSKLNTDDEILRRGYSRVIRAITFIVFPALAFLAVLAEPIFSIFLPDKWFAAASYLQLMCLASFLIPVHSVNLNILKVKGRSDLFLLLEVLKKTVAIVIMAISLQGGIYGLLVGQIITSVIVFIPNSYFSKKLIGYGVYSQLGDFGFYGFSAAAVSVSTLLLSNYYNVGDFTLILIGLPTMIVLYFGACFLFKKSDLTMMAQLLKPSKRN, from the coding sequence ATGAACCTTTCTCAAAAAACCACAAGTGGAATTATTTGGAACTTTTTCGAGCAATTTGCTCGAAGAGGTTTTGGAGTTCTAGTTACGCTCGTACTTGCTTATTTTCTAACGCCGGAAGATTATGGTCTAGTAGCAATGATGGCGGTGTTTCTGGCATTAGGTTCTTCGTTAATGCAATCGGGCTTCAGCCAGGCATTAATAAGAATGCCTGATGTCACTCAGACAGATTACAACACAGCATTTTTTGCCAACATTGTGCTCGGTATTGTTGCTTATGCATTATTATTTTTAATCGCACCTTTAATTTCCGTTTTTTATGAAGAGCCACAATTAACTTTACTCATTCGAGTAGCGTCCTTATCGATTGTGATTAGCTCATTTCAAGTGGTTCAACAAGCTAGTTTAAGTCGTGAATTGAACTTTAAAGCTCAAGTGAAGGCTGTATTGCCTGCCAGTATCATTTCTGGTGTTATTGCTGTTTGGTTTGCCTACTTAGATTTTGGAGTCTGGGCTCTTGTAGGGCAAATGATATTGGCTTCGCTTTTACAGACATTGTTTCTATGGTTGGTTCAAGGCTGGCGCCCTACGAAAGATTTTTCGCTACCCGCGTTAAAAGATATGTATAGTTTTGGATACAAGCTTTTTCTTTCCGGAGTTCTGGATACTATTTTTCAAAATTTATATGTAGTCGTCATTGCTAAAATATTCTCCGCACCCATTGCAGGCCTTTATTTTTTTGCTAATCAAATAAAGCAAATTGTTATTGCGCAACTCGTTTCATCAGTACAAGCGGTAACTTATCCAGCGTTGTCCAAACTCAATACGGATGATGAAATCTTACGTCGTGGTTATAGTCGAGTCATCCGCGCCATAACGTTTATCGTTTTCCCAGCTTTAGCTTTTCTGGCTGTACTAGCCGAACCTATATTTTCTATCTTCTTACCTGACAAGTGGTTTGCAGCTGCATCTTATCTACAATTAATGTGTTTGGCGTCATTTTTGATACCAGTTCATTCGGTAAACCTGAATATATTGAAAGTCAAAGGTAGGTCAGATTTATTCTTGCTTTTAGAAGTACTAAAGAAAACCGTCGCAATAGTAATCATGGCGATCAGTCTTCAAGGGGGAATCTATGGGTTATTGGTGGGTCAGATTATTACTTCGGTGATTGTGTTCATTCCGAATAGTTATTTTTCAAAAAAGTTAATTGGCTATGGTGTATATAGCCAGTTGGGGGACTTTGGCTTTTATGGCTTTTCAGCTGCTGCTGTATCAGTGAGTACCTTGTTACTTAGTAATTATTATAATGTTGGAGATTTCACCCTGATTTTAATAGGTCTTCCAACCATGATAGTTCTGTATTTTGGGGCTTGTTTCCTATTTAAGAAAAGTGATTTGACGATGATGGCTCAACTGTTGAAACCGTCGAAACGAAATTAA
- a CDS encoding glycosyltransferase family 2 protein, with translation MSKSESKDVDIKCVDTPKLITDQYWITNDAPPLVTISCTTFNQKHFIGKCIESFLSQKTTFKIEILIYDDASDDGTSEIVRQYQERFPTLIKTFIQEENQFSQGRNVNIANFSSAQGKFIALCHGDDYWCSADKLQSQVEAMNKFDVDISGHAAIKVDVNDRILDGLTGYQVNKVKYFSFRSLIENNGNMLPFGSIMITEKAKSRMLEYMPPVTFHTGIQMLGALDKGLIVLPDVLSAYRIDVPGSTTEILLKDIKRVENTTLRRVTSFKFLRKLSNRSYMSAFNKLLAKQVLQGKQLRISSRLIVLRAVLENESIASRVEIIILLVAHSFKKIARLIVR, from the coding sequence ATGAGTAAAAGCGAATCTAAAGATGTCGATATTAAGTGCGTCGATACCCCGAAGCTAATTACGGATCAGTATTGGATTACTAATGACGCTCCGCCACTTGTAACGATTTCATGTACGACATTTAATCAAAAGCATTTTATTGGGAAATGCATCGAGAGCTTTTTGAGTCAGAAAACAACGTTTAAGATTGAGATTCTCATCTATGATGACGCCTCTGATGATGGCACATCTGAAATCGTACGCCAGTATCAAGAACGTTTTCCTACTTTGATTAAGACGTTCATTCAAGAAGAAAACCAATTCTCACAGGGGCGTAACGTAAATATAGCCAATTTTAGTTCAGCCCAAGGCAAATTTATTGCGCTATGCCACGGCGATGATTACTGGTGCTCAGCTGATAAGTTGCAAAGTCAGGTTGAAGCGATGAACAAATTCGATGTTGACATATCTGGTCATGCTGCCATCAAAGTAGACGTGAATGATCGTATTCTAGATGGCTTGACTGGTTATCAGGTAAACAAAGTCAAGTACTTTTCTTTTAGGAGTTTAATCGAGAACAATGGGAACATGTTACCATTTGGCTCAATTATGATTACTGAAAAAGCTAAATCTCGAATGCTTGAATATATGCCACCAGTCACTTTTCATACCGGTATTCAAATGCTTGGTGCTTTAGATAAAGGGTTAATCGTACTTCCTGATGTTTTGAGCGCGTACAGAATTGACGTACCAGGCTCTACTACAGAGATTCTACTAAAAGATATCAAACGCGTGGAAAATACAACATTAAGGCGTGTTACAAGTTTTAAGTTCCTCCGAAAACTTTCCAATAGAAGTTATATGAGCGCATTTAATAAGTTGCTAGCCAAACAGGTTTTACAAGGGAAGCAATTAAGGATTAGTTCTCGGCTTATTGTTTTGCGGGCAGTTCTAGAAAATGAGTCGATCGCAAGTAGGGTAGAAATTATTATTTTGTTAGTGGCGCACTCTTTTAAAAAAATCGCTAGGTTAATTGTGCGATGA
- the rfaH gene encoding transcription/translation regulatory transformer protein RfaH yields the protein MKWYVIRTKPRQEQRALVNLENQDIEAYLPQITVGKVRRGKRVPVTEALFPGYIFAQLDDFAGRFHKIRSTFGVQKLLLFGDKPATVPDALIDELKTLEHDPITQTTAEHQASPQVGDQVEIANGPFAGFIAKIIDLDGDSRCIVLLDWLQKDVQASFSYTELKKI from the coding sequence ATGAAATGGTACGTCATCCGCACCAAGCCGCGGCAAGAACAACGCGCATTGGTGAACCTTGAGAATCAAGATATAGAGGCCTATTTGCCGCAAATTACGGTTGGCAAAGTACGCCGGGGTAAGCGTGTGCCGGTAACCGAAGCGTTGTTTCCTGGCTATATCTTTGCGCAGTTGGATGACTTTGCTGGTCGCTTCCATAAAATCCGTAGCACTTTTGGCGTACAGAAATTGTTATTGTTTGGTGATAAGCCTGCGACAGTTCCTGACGCACTAATTGACGAATTAAAAACGCTTGAACATGATCCAATCACGCAAACAACAGCAGAACACCAGGCATCACCTCAAGTTGGCGATCAAGTAGAAATAGCCAACGGTCCGTTTGCTGGGTTTATCGCGAAGATCATTGATTTAGATGGAGATTCTCGTTGTATTGTTCTGCTCGATTGGTTACAAAAAGACGTACAAGCCTCGTTTTCGTATACTGAATTGAAAAAAATTTAA
- a CDS encoding YjbF family lipoprotein: protein MRSTQVLDESASAASQSLYYAIAGQPDVELTEQEIADLPYAANYVEFDDQARALIVLGYDDNHSLQWVSANNEVLTTSFAGRVIRTDSLLSNLEHVADSETDPLHCIQFAPSLAQAQRCNNTWRRTITTEHNGQFSQWLVDTIFQVEETQANRIVREYGAAELLSASADTREPTTISISNTFEYAKYNDTFRPVELTQWISPELGMLQQQEVKVYGEYLSNDGKNLSKDRFLQDQLFSQPPQLTNQQMWVRIERSNGTKVDIVTDDEPRMSQLLDAVPTAQSVMWPQTKISSPALKQQFEARKQGMYVRLKMLAQTYRYDGEAELASKSGALADDFLTWPLKPSYVTDFSRAKARQDLSQNPLLNHAQVGEHRLNNEPHYTITLSAHYNQKQLPALPIADYELPKGFRDVNQQLRLFMQYWHFTEAAGQH, encoded by the coding sequence ATGCGTTCAACCCAGGTGCTGGATGAATCTGCCAGTGCTGCCTCGCAAAGTTTGTACTATGCAATTGCGGGTCAACCTGACGTTGAACTGACCGAACAGGAAATTGCCGATCTGCCATACGCGGCCAACTATGTGGAATTTGATGATCAAGCGCGTGCGCTGATTGTACTTGGTTATGACGATAATCATTCGCTGCAATGGGTATCGGCAAACAATGAAGTGCTTACCACCAGTTTCGCTGGGCGAGTCATTCGCACCGATAGCTTACTGAGTAATCTTGAACACGTTGCTGATTCTGAAACAGACCCACTGCACTGCATTCAGTTTGCACCATCGCTTGCGCAAGCACAGCGGTGTAACAACACGTGGCGGCGTACAATTACTACCGAGCACAATGGGCAATTCAGTCAGTGGTTGGTAGATACCATATTTCAAGTTGAAGAAACGCAAGCGAATCGTATCGTTCGTGAGTATGGCGCCGCAGAGCTCTTGTCGGCGAGCGCTGATACGAGAGAGCCAACGACGATTTCAATTTCCAATACCTTTGAATATGCAAAGTATAACGACACCTTTCGGCCGGTAGAGTTAACCCAATGGATTAGTCCTGAGTTGGGTATGTTGCAGCAGCAAGAGGTCAAGGTATATGGTGAATACCTGTCAAATGACGGTAAAAACCTGTCAAAAGACAGGTTTTTGCAAGATCAGCTATTCAGCCAGCCACCGCAACTCACAAATCAGCAGATGTGGGTGCGCATTGAACGTAGCAATGGCACCAAAGTGGATATCGTCACCGATGATGAGCCGCGCATGAGTCAGTTACTTGATGCCGTGCCAACAGCGCAATCGGTGATGTGGCCGCAAACAAAGATCAGCAGCCCGGCACTGAAACAACAATTTGAAGCGCGTAAGCAAGGTATGTATGTGCGCTTAAAAATGCTCGCGCAAACATACCGATATGATGGCGAAGCTGAGCTTGCGTCAAAATCTGGCGCACTAGCTGATGACTTTTTGACCTGGCCTTTAAAGCCAAGTTACGTCACTGATTTTTCACGCGCGAAGGCGCGACAGGATTTGTCGCAGAACCCGCTTCTAAACCATGCGCAGGTTGGCGAGCATCGCTTAAACAATGAGCCGCATTACACCATTACTCTAAGCGCACACTATAACCAAAAGCAGTTGCCGGCCTTACCAATTGCTGATTATGAATTGCCGAAAGGCTTTCGTGATGTGAATCAGCAATTACGATTGTTTATGCAATACTGGCACTTTACTGAAGCAGCAGGGCAGCACTAG
- a CDS encoding YjbH domain-containing protein, producing MALTSSALVILASSAWQPVSFQPETVNQSDFGGVGLMQTPTARMHDEGEFSLNYVDNEQFRRMSVSLQVFPWLEATARYTDEREQIWGGGVEFSNNQTYKDKGFDAKFRLLQESEYLPQVSLGMRDMGGTGLYAAEYVVASKRLGDFDMSLGMGWGYLGRRDNISNPFCEIVDKFCERPVHVDAGGGDFEIKEMFRGPAAMFGGLQYQTPWPQLQLMAEYDSNDYGQDRVETPIQVDSPWNFGANYAVSEYLNLKLSYQRGNTLMFGATFHFNLATISQAKYEPAPQKVGYSETRELSQVDYERLSQDLLREAGYKVHAVEANKTQQRVTLYTTQTRYRNSEQAAEKAARILANNLPENVTRYELAQTDNGLALTQHNVDAIRFKQAARGERFFATTEQALNESDVRYSSVDSTKRLYNREAATSKQDKWKFAVRPDLDQAFGNPETFYLYQLSLFGTADWQPSANFSINSSVGLNLINNYDEFNFLVDNLDTPLPRVRTRIREYSVANDIWLQNLQATYTHQFSRNWYGLAYGGYLERMFAGVGGEILYRPHNSDIAFGFDLNYVKQREPDSYTALEDYDVLTGHAAMYWQLPFIDDTLLTLKVGRFLAGDEGVQVNFAHEFDSGVIAGAYAAFTNVSSEDYGEGGFTKGFYLNIPFDLFFVKHTKMRGTVGWNPITRDGGQMLNRSRQLYPMTDGR from the coding sequence ATGGCATTAACCAGCTCAGCTTTGGTGATATTAGCAAGTAGTGCTTGGCAACCCGTTAGCTTTCAGCCTGAAACAGTTAACCAGAGTGACTTCGGTGGCGTGGGGTTAATGCAGACACCAACCGCTCGTATGCATGATGAAGGTGAATTTTCGCTAAATTACGTAGATAACGAACAATTTCGTCGCATGTCGGTAAGCTTGCAGGTGTTTCCATGGTTGGAAGCGACGGCGCGATATACAGATGAGCGTGAACAGATATGGGGTGGTGGTGTCGAATTTAGCAATAATCAAACTTATAAAGATAAAGGGTTTGATGCAAAATTTAGGTTGTTACAAGAGAGTGAGTACTTACCGCAGGTTTCGCTAGGTATGCGTGACATGGGCGGTACCGGTTTATATGCTGCGGAATACGTCGTTGCAAGTAAACGCCTTGGTGATTTTGATATGAGCCTAGGAATGGGATGGGGATATTTAGGCCGGCGCGACAATATTTCCAATCCATTTTGTGAAATAGTTGATAAGTTTTGCGAGCGTCCTGTCCATGTAGACGCTGGCGGCGGTGACTTCGAAATCAAAGAAATGTTTCGCGGTCCGGCAGCTATGTTTGGTGGCCTACAATATCAAACACCGTGGCCACAACTTCAATTGATGGCAGAATACGACTCGAATGATTACGGTCAAGATCGCGTCGAAACGCCCATTCAAGTCGACAGCCCATGGAACTTCGGTGCGAACTACGCGGTATCTGAATACCTGAACTTAAAACTCAGTTATCAACGTGGTAACACGCTTATGTTTGGGGCAACCTTCCATTTCAATTTGGCGACGATTAGCCAAGCCAAGTACGAGCCAGCGCCACAAAAGGTCGGTTACAGCGAAACGCGCGAACTCAGCCAAGTTGATTACGAACGATTAAGCCAAGATTTACTGCGCGAAGCTGGCTATAAAGTGCATGCGGTTGAGGCAAATAAAACCCAACAACGCGTAACGCTCTACACCACACAAACGCGGTACCGCAATAGCGAGCAGGCCGCCGAAAAAGCTGCGCGTATTCTCGCTAATAATTTGCCTGAAAATGTCACGCGTTACGAGTTGGCGCAAACCGATAACGGCTTGGCATTAACTCAACACAACGTTGATGCCATACGGTTCAAACAAGCGGCTCGAGGCGAGCGGTTCTTCGCAACCACTGAGCAAGCGCTCAACGAATCAGATGTCCGATATAGTTCAGTTGACTCAACTAAACGTCTGTACAACCGCGAAGCGGCAACATCAAAGCAAGACAAATGGAAGTTCGCCGTACGCCCCGATTTAGATCAAGCGTTTGGTAACCCAGAAACCTTTTACCTATATCAATTGAGTTTATTTGGTACCGCCGATTGGCAACCCAGCGCCAATTTCAGCATCAATAGCTCGGTGGGCTTAAACCTCATCAATAACTACGATGAGTTTAACTTTTTAGTGGATAACCTCGATACGCCGTTACCCCGTGTTCGTACCCGTATTCGTGAGTACTCGGTTGCGAACGACATCTGGTTGCAAAACCTACAAGCAACCTACACACATCAATTTAGCCGTAACTGGTATGGGTTAGCCTACGGTGGTTATTTAGAGCGCATGTTCGCAGGTGTTGGTGGTGAAATTTTGTATCGTCCGCATAATAGCGATATCGCTTTTGGATTCGATCTAAATTACGTGAAACAACGCGAGCCAGATAGTTACACGGCCTTAGAAGATTACGATGTGCTGACTGGTCACGCCGCTATGTATTGGCAACTGCCATTTATCGATGACACCTTGCTCACGTTAAAAGTTGGGCGTTTCTTAGCGGGTGATGAGGGCGTACAAGTCAACTTCGCCCATGAGTTTGATTCAGGCGTGATTGCTGGCGCCTATGCCGCATTTACTAATGTTAGCTCGGAAGATTACGGTGAAGGCGGTTTCACAAAAGGCTTTTACTTAAACATTCCATTTGATTTATTCTTTGTAAAACATACAAAAATGCGTGGTACCGTGGGTTGGAACCCAATCACCCGTGACGGCGGCCAAATGCTCAACCGCAGCCGCCAACTCTACCCCATGACGGACGGTCGATAA
- a CDS encoding polysaccharide export protein, with protein MKSKLITVFTASLLATSCAFAPGSHIPQADRTLFDDETRQVEYDEFSQADLEKLVRTYSISPMLLAELNQPQPKPEFNDRLQEQLDNYDYAVGKGDVLMITVWNHPELTIPAGSQRRAEESGNWVHNDGTIFYPYIGKVKVEGLRVTEIRDIIAFRLAKYIESPQVDVSVAAFRSQRIYVTGEVKTPGVVPVTNLPMTLIEAVNKSGGLTENADWNRVILTRNDQDLVFNLRELYQQGNTHQNILLKPNDIVHIARNDENKVFVLGEVRRPQTQVMSLNGMTLAEALANAGGIYEMAADPTGIFVIREADAATGRVADLYQLNMKNATALVLAEQFKLKERDIIYVTAAPVARWNRLISQILPTVTGIYQVGRARDELSQ; from the coding sequence ATGAAATCAAAATTAATAACAGTATTCACAGCCTCACTTTTAGCAACATCCTGCGCTTTCGCCCCAGGTAGCCACATTCCGCAGGCAGACAGAACTCTATTCGACGATGAAACGCGTCAAGTTGAATATGATGAATTTAGCCAAGCTGACCTAGAGAAACTTGTTCGCACTTACAGTATTTCGCCAATGTTACTGGCAGAACTTAATCAACCTCAGCCAAAACCTGAATTCAATGATCGTCTGCAAGAGCAGCTAGACAACTACGACTATGCAGTAGGTAAGGGCGACGTTCTAATGATAACCGTATGGAACCATCCAGAACTAACAATTCCGGCTGGCTCACAACGACGCGCTGAAGAGTCAGGAAACTGGGTACATAATGACGGCACAATTTTTTATCCATATATTGGCAAAGTTAAAGTTGAAGGACTCCGCGTAACCGAAATTCGCGACATTATTGCATTTCGCTTAGCGAAATATATTGAAAGTCCGCAAGTTGATGTCAGTGTAGCCGCGTTTAGAAGCCAACGTATTTACGTGACTGGGGAGGTGAAAACGCCAGGCGTTGTTCCAGTAACAAATTTACCTATGACGCTTATTGAAGCGGTTAACAAATCAGGCGGTTTAACTGAAAACGCTGACTGGAACCGAGTGATTTTGACGCGCAATGATCAAGATTTGGTTTTTAATCTCCGCGAGCTTTATCAGCAAGGTAACACGCATCAAAACATATTACTCAAGCCGAACGATATCGTTCACATTGCGCGAAATGACGAAAACAAAGTATTCGTTTTAGGCGAAGTTCGTCGTCCGCAAACGCAGGTGATGAGCTTAAACGGTATGACTTTGGCTGAAGCGTTAGCAAATGCAGGCGGTATCTATGAGATGGCGGCTGACCCTACCGGTATTTTCGTTATTCGTGAAGCTGATGCAGCGACAGGTCGTGTCGCAGATCTATATCAGCTCAATATGAAAAACGCCACTGCTTTGGTTTTAGCTGAGCAGTTTAAATTAAAAGAACGAGACATTATTTATGTCACTGCAGCACCAGTTGCTCGCTGGAACCGTTTAATAAGCCAAATTCTGCCAACCGTTACCGGCATTTACCAAGTTGGCCGCGCGCGCGATGAGCTAAGCCAGTAG
- a CDS encoding low molecular weight protein-tyrosine-phosphatase: MFNKILVVCLGNICRSPTAQFMLQQHLPNRTVHSAGITAMRHSDGRGWDMDQTARIIAKKNGISFPKHEAQQLTRELIGHYDLILVMENNHRSHIASRYPEAHAKTMLLGQWIEDGGKEIPDPYQKSDEVYEHVFKLIEQATETWIQKL; encoded by the coding sequence TTGTTCAATAAAATACTCGTCGTATGTCTAGGTAACATTTGCCGCAGCCCAACAGCCCAGTTTATGCTGCAACAGCACTTGCCGAATAGAACGGTGCATAGTGCAGGCATCACAGCCATGAGGCATAGTGACGGCAGAGGTTGGGATATGGATCAAACAGCTCGCATTATTGCAAAAAAAAACGGCATTAGCTTTCCTAAACATGAAGCGCAACAGCTAACGCGTGAACTAATTGGCCACTACGATTTAATTTTAGTGATGGAAAATAATCACCGAAGTCATATTGCAAGCCGTTATCCAGAGGCTCATGCCAAAACCATGCTACTAGGACAATGGATAGAAGACGGCGGAAAGGAAATTCCTGACCCCTACCAAAAAAGCGACGAAGTGTACGAACACGTATTCAAGCTTATCGAACAAGCGACCGAGACTTGGATCCAAAAATTGTAG